Proteins encoded in a region of the Streptomyces sp. NBC_01298 genome:
- the adhE gene encoding bifunctional acetaldehyde-CoA/alcohol dehydrogenase, with protein sequence MQANEMVDGLVQGALKALDQFSSFNQEQVDHIVKKASLAALSQHGELAQLAVEETGRGLFEDKAVKNLFACEHVVNSMRGLKTAGVIRRDELNGITEIAEPVGVVCAMTPVTNPTSTTIFKALIALKTRNPIIFAFHPSAQNCSAEAARIVRDAAVAAGAPENCVQWVTAPSMEATGALMNHPGVSTILATGGNAMVKAAYSCGKPALGVGAGNVPAYVHKSAKLGRAIHDIVLSKAFDNGMICASEQAVILDTEIYEAGLAEFKRLGAHVVSAAEKTKLEQFVFGTTAYAADANGAKLNPAVVGKSPQWIAEQAGFTVPADASILLAECNEVGENEPLTREKLSPILAALKASDTEHGLELAAAMVEFHGLGHSAAIHAEDEELVEEFGKKVKAIRVIANSPSTFGGIGDVYNAFLPSLTLGCGSYGHNSVSNNVTAVNLINVKRIGRRNTNMQWFKVPPKIYFERNSIRYLGEMDGISRVSIVTDKTMVSIGFVQKVVDILQAREGAVSIQIIDNVEPNPELSTVQAGAAMMRDFKPDTIIGLGGGSPMDAAKIMWLMYERPEVEFADTKEKFFDVRKRAYKFPSLGEKAKMVAIPTTSGTGSEVTPFAVISDPAAAQKYPLADYALTPNVAIVDPMLPMGLPPKVTADSGFDALTHATEAYVSAYSNDYTDGLCLQAIKLIFENLQRCVVDGPNDPEAREKMHNASTVAGMAFANAFLGMVHAMAHTLGNTFHVAHGRTNALLLPHVIRHNGTVTHKATPWPKAEVYRAPERFQEIAKMLGLPAATAAEGVESYAKAVEDLRGKCGITSSFAEEGVDEQAFIEALPTQAMNAYADQCAPANPRMPMIDDLKQLMRQAYYGNAEGAPAKKAAAKKK encoded by the coding sequence ATGCAGGCGAACGAGATGGTGGATGGACTGGTCCAGGGGGCGCTCAAGGCGCTCGACCAGTTCTCGTCGTTCAACCAGGAGCAGGTCGACCACATCGTCAAGAAGGCCTCGCTGGCCGCGCTGAGCCAGCACGGCGAGCTCGCCCAGCTGGCCGTCGAGGAGACCGGCCGCGGCCTCTTCGAGGACAAGGCCGTCAAGAACCTCTTCGCCTGCGAGCACGTCGTGAACTCGATGCGCGGGCTCAAGACCGCCGGCGTCATCCGCCGCGACGAGCTGAACGGCATCACGGAGATCGCCGAGCCCGTCGGCGTGGTCTGCGCGATGACCCCGGTGACCAACCCGACCTCCACCACGATCTTCAAGGCCCTGATCGCCCTGAAGACCCGCAACCCCATCATCTTCGCCTTCCACCCCTCCGCGCAGAACTGCTCGGCCGAGGCCGCCCGCATCGTCCGCGATGCCGCCGTCGCCGCCGGCGCCCCCGAGAACTGCGTCCAGTGGGTGACCGCCCCGTCCATGGAGGCCACCGGCGCCCTCATGAACCACCCGGGCGTCTCCACCATCCTCGCGACCGGCGGAAACGCCATGGTCAAGGCCGCCTACTCGTGCGGCAAGCCGGCCCTGGGCGTCGGCGCGGGCAACGTCCCGGCGTACGTCCACAAGAGCGCCAAGCTCGGCCGCGCGATCCACGACATCGTGCTCTCCAAGGCCTTCGACAACGGCATGATCTGCGCCTCCGAGCAGGCCGTCATCCTCGACACCGAGATCTACGAAGCGGGCCTCGCCGAGTTCAAGCGGCTCGGTGCCCACGTGGTCTCCGCCGCCGAGAAGACCAAGCTGGAGCAGTTCGTCTTCGGCACCACCGCCTACGCGGCCGACGCCAACGGCGCCAAGCTGAACCCGGCGGTCGTGGGCAAGTCCCCGCAGTGGATCGCCGAGCAGGCCGGCTTCACCGTCCCCGCCGACGCCTCGATCCTCCTCGCGGAGTGCAACGAGGTCGGCGAGAACGAGCCGCTGACCCGCGAGAAGCTGTCCCCGATCCTGGCCGCCCTGAAGGCCTCCGACACCGAGCACGGCCTCGAACTGGCCGCCGCGATGGTCGAGTTCCACGGACTGGGCCACAGCGCCGCCATCCACGCCGAGGACGAGGAGCTCGTCGAGGAGTTCGGAAAGAAGGTCAAGGCGATCCGCGTCATCGCCAACTCGCCCTCCACCTTCGGCGGCATCGGCGACGTCTACAACGCCTTCCTCCCCTCGCTCACCCTGGGCTGCGGCTCGTACGGACACAACTCGGTGTCGAACAACGTCACCGCGGTCAACCTGATCAACGTCAAGCGGATCGGACGGCGCAACACCAACATGCAGTGGTTCAAGGTCCCGCCGAAGATCTACTTCGAGCGCAACTCCATCCGCTACCTCGGTGAGATGGACGGCATCAGCCGGGTCTCGATCGTCACCGACAAGACGATGGTCTCCATCGGCTTCGTCCAGAAGGTCGTCGACATCCTGCAGGCCCGCGAGGGCGCGGTGTCGATCCAGATCATCGACAACGTCGAGCCCAACCCGGAGCTCTCCACCGTCCAGGCCGGCGCCGCGATGATGCGCGACTTCAAGCCCGACACGATCATCGGCCTCGGCGGCGGCTCGCCGATGGACGCCGCGAAGATCATGTGGCTGATGTACGAGCGCCCGGAGGTCGAGTTCGCCGACACGAAGGAGAAGTTCTTCGACGTCCGCAAGCGTGCCTACAAGTTCCCCTCGCTCGGCGAGAAGGCCAAGATGGTCGCCATCCCGACCACCTCGGGCACCGGCTCCGAAGTCACCCCGTTCGCCGTCATCTCCGACCCGGCCGCGGCCCAGAAGTACCCGCTCGCCGACTACGCGCTGACCCCGAACGTCGCCATCGTCGACCCGATGCTGCCGATGGGCCTCCCGCCCAAGGTGACCGCCGACTCCGGCTTCGACGCCCTGACGCACGCCACCGAGGCCTACGTCTCCGCGTACTCGAACGACTACACCGACGGCCTGTGCCTCCAGGCCATCAAGCTCATCTTCGAAAACCTGCAGCGCTGCGTGGTCGACGGTCCGAACGACCCCGAGGCCCGCGAGAAGATGCACAACGCCTCCACGGTGGCGGGCATGGCCTTCGCCAACGCCTTCCTGGGCATGGTCCACGCCATGGCGCACACCCTGGGCAACACCTTCCACGTCGCCCACGGCCGCACCAACGCCCTGCTCCTGCCGCACGTGATCCGCCACAACGGCACGGTCACCCACAAGGCCACCCCGTGGCCCAAGGCCGAGGTCTACCGGGCGCCGGAGCGCTTCCAGGAGATCGCCAAGATGCTGGGCCTGCCGGCCGCCACAGCCGCCGAGGGCGTCGAGTCCTACGCCAAGGCCGTCGAGGACCTGCGCGGCAAGTGCGGGATCACCTCCTCCTTCGCCGAGGAGGGCGTGGACGAGCAGGCCTTCATCGAGGCCCTGCCGACCCAGGCCATGAACGCCTACGCCGACCAGTGCGCCCCCGCCAACCCGCGGATGCCGATGATCGACGACCTGAAGCAGCTCATGCGCCAGGCGTACTACGGCAACGCCGAGGGCGCCCCGGCCAAGAAGGCCGCCGCCAAGAAGAAGTAA
- a CDS encoding TetR/AcrR family transcriptional regulator, translating into MLDEAMTAIAEDGLAALTMSALAERLGTSGGHILYYFGSKDRLLLAALNWSERQLAAERAELLSRRVTAHRKLALFLELYLPRGPRDPRWTLWIELWARIPSNEPLRAAQQEIDDGWQRDLEALLAKGVEQGRFAPGLDVPARASELLALLDGLSTRVVLGERGADRATSLERARSAAALLIPHT; encoded by the coding sequence ATGCTGGACGAGGCCATGACGGCGATCGCCGAGGACGGGCTGGCGGCGCTCACCATGTCCGCGCTCGCCGAACGGCTCGGCACCAGCGGCGGCCACATCCTGTACTACTTCGGCAGCAAGGACCGGCTGCTGCTGGCCGCCCTGAACTGGAGCGAACGGCAACTGGCCGCGGAGCGCGCCGAATTGCTGAGCCGCAGGGTCACCGCCCACCGCAAGCTCGCGCTCTTCCTGGAGCTCTACCTGCCCCGCGGCCCCCGCGATCCGCGCTGGACGCTCTGGATCGAGCTGTGGGCCCGGATCCCCTCGAACGAGCCGCTGCGCGCCGCCCAGCAGGAGATCGACGACGGCTGGCAGCGGGATCTGGAGGCACTGCTCGCCAAGGGGGTGGAACAGGGCCGCTTCGCCCCCGGCCTGGACGTCCCCGCCCGGGCCTCGGAGCTGCTCGCCCTGCTGGACGGGCTGAGCACCCGGGTGGTCCTGGGCGAGCGCGGCGCCGACCGGGCCACCTCCCTGGAGCGCGCCCGCTCCGCGGCGGCCCTGCTGATCCCGCACACCTGA
- a CDS encoding purine-cytosine permease family protein, producing MAQQETTADVDEVFRVETHGIDPIPDAERHGGAKDLFWLWFGSNLTFTYVINGALAVAFGLSFWQATAVVVISGLSFFAVSAAGLSGIRTGTATLVISRAAFGVRGNWPAGVLNWIVSIGYTIVNTVVGTLALEVFFAEVGLGGGTLIRALALGVTLALTFAVAMWGHATVQFAERWMAYVLAVGFGALLVFVLPGAETTAPADALAPGLSGWSLAFVVMLAGPFSYLPMPADYTRYLPRTTSLKSITWMGALGGFVSSVALGIAGVAAATQTDMTDAVAGAESLLPGWFQPLFLALVLGGSVTNSIITLYSSSLNLQVLGIPWSRARAIVISAAVTAAGSLAALFLTDFTTSLLSFLSLLIIVFAPWGGVFLADMLLRRCRYDSDALHAGSEGAYWYRSGYHPAGMAALLAGMAFAALTCDSELWTGPLVAPLGGADLTLLGSVVSGLTYWALARRVPAYAPAA from the coding sequence ATGGCACAGCAGGAGACGACGGCCGACGTCGACGAGGTCTTCAGAGTCGAGACGCACGGCATCGACCCCATCCCCGACGCCGAGCGCCACGGCGGGGCCAAGGACCTCTTCTGGCTCTGGTTCGGTTCGAACCTGACCTTCACCTACGTGATCAACGGAGCCCTCGCCGTCGCCTTCGGCCTCAGCTTCTGGCAGGCCACCGCCGTGGTCGTGATCAGCGGACTGTCCTTCTTCGCGGTCAGCGCCGCCGGACTGAGCGGCATCCGCACCGGCACCGCCACCCTGGTCATCTCCCGGGCCGCCTTCGGCGTACGGGGCAACTGGCCGGCGGGCGTCCTCAACTGGATCGTGAGCATCGGCTACACCATCGTCAACACCGTCGTCGGGACCCTGGCGTTGGAGGTCTTCTTCGCCGAAGTCGGCCTGGGCGGCGGCACCTTGATCCGGGCCCTCGCACTCGGCGTCACCCTCGCGCTCACCTTCGCCGTGGCCATGTGGGGCCACGCCACCGTGCAGTTCGCCGAGCGCTGGATGGCCTACGTCCTGGCCGTCGGCTTCGGCGCCCTGCTGGTCTTCGTCCTGCCCGGCGCCGAGACCACCGCCCCGGCCGACGCCCTCGCCCCGGGCCTGTCCGGCTGGAGCCTGGCCTTCGTCGTGATGCTCGCCGGGCCCTTCTCGTACCTGCCGATGCCCGCCGACTACACCCGCTACCTGCCCCGCACCACCTCGCTGAAGTCGATCACCTGGATGGGCGCGCTCGGCGGGTTCGTCTCCTCCGTCGCCCTCGGGATCGCCGGCGTGGCCGCCGCCACCCAGACCGACATGACCGACGCCGTCGCCGGAGCCGAGAGCCTGCTCCCCGGCTGGTTCCAGCCCTTGTTCCTGGCCCTGGTCCTGGGCGGCTCCGTGACCAACTCGATCATCACCCTCTACTCCTCCAGCCTGAACCTCCAGGTCCTCGGCATCCCGTGGAGCCGGGCCCGCGCCATCGTGATCAGCGCCGCCGTGACCGCCGCCGGATCGCTCGCCGCGCTCTTCCTCACCGACTTCACCACCTCGCTGCTGTCCTTCCTCTCCCTCCTGATCATCGTGTTCGCCCCCTGGGGCGGCGTCTTCCTCGCCGACATGCTGCTGCGCCGCTGCCGCTACGACTCCGACGCGCTGCACGCCGGGAGCGAGGGTGCCTACTGGTACCGCTCCGGCTACCACCCGGCCGGTATGGCCGCCCTGCTCGCCGGCATGGCCTTCGCCGCCCTGACCTGCGATTCCGAGCTGTGGACCGGCCCGCTCGTGGCCCCGCTCGGCGGCGCCGACCTCACGCTGCTCGGCTCGGTGGTCTCCGGGCTCACGTACTGGGCCCTCGCCCGACGGGTGCCCGCGTACGCCCCGGCCGCCTGA
- a CDS encoding amidohydrolase, translating to MSHSAPADLLLTGARIHTVDPELPEAEALAVRGGRIVWVGPDAEAADWAGPGTERIDAGGRLVLPGFIDAHNHVRLGSDDACVQLAGVRTLEAILDRIGTWREANPDAEWIEAEAFDYSAIPGGRMPTAADLDPVTGDTPAIVLSYDVHTAWLNTAAMRRLGVAKDRTDLPFGTAAVDPETGEPTGFVKDFAIKGLSRDGHRALRDLGVPWASPDRQYGRLAKSLDDAIGFGITTVVEPQNSLDDLELYDRARAEGRLRSRIVAALFHPRGTTEADLDLFEAAAKVHAGDRFRVGPLKLYIDDVVEPRTAALLEPYTGCGSHRGETFYPAEEFAELLARLDARGFQCFVHATGDRGIRTVLDAVEHARAVNGPRDARHQVVHVECLDPQDVPRFEQLGVVACMQPRHCAPEIAGPGQDWAENVGEDRWHKAWPMRSLAEAGAVLAFSSDWNVAEMDPMIGIYTALTRRPLGGGDPWQEQETVDARTAVYGYTMGSAYANFLEQDRGSLTVGKAADFVILSRDILAVAPEQIPGTVAETVVVAGEVVHRAG from the coding sequence ATGTCGCACTCCGCCCCCGCCGATCTGCTCCTCACCGGAGCCCGCATCCACACCGTCGACCCCGAGCTGCCCGAGGCCGAAGCCCTCGCCGTGCGGGGCGGGCGGATCGTCTGGGTCGGGCCGGACGCGGAGGCCGCCGACTGGGCGGGACCCGGCACCGAGCGGATCGACGCGGGCGGCCGGCTCGTGCTGCCGGGATTCATCGACGCCCACAACCACGTCCGGCTCGGCTCCGACGACGCGTGCGTGCAGCTCGCCGGGGTCCGGACGCTCGAAGCGATCCTCGACCGGATCGGCACGTGGCGGGAGGCCAACCCGGACGCCGAGTGGATCGAGGCCGAGGCCTTCGACTACTCCGCGATCCCCGGCGGCCGGATGCCCACCGCCGCCGACCTGGACCCGGTCACCGGCGACACCCCCGCGATCGTGCTCTCGTACGACGTGCACACGGCCTGGCTGAACACGGCGGCCATGCGCCGCCTCGGCGTCGCGAAGGACCGTACCGACCTCCCCTTCGGCACGGCCGCCGTGGACCCCGAGACGGGCGAACCCACCGGCTTCGTCAAGGACTTCGCCATCAAGGGGCTCTCCCGCGACGGCCACCGCGCCCTGCGCGACCTGGGCGTGCCGTGGGCCTCCCCGGACCGCCAGTACGGGCGCCTCGCCAAGAGCCTCGACGACGCGATCGGCTTCGGCATCACCACCGTCGTGGAACCGCAGAACTCCCTCGACGACCTGGAGCTGTACGACCGGGCGCGCGCCGAGGGCCGGCTGCGCTCGCGGATCGTTGCCGCGCTGTTCCACCCGCGCGGGACCACCGAGGCGGACCTCGACCTCTTCGAGGCGGCGGCGAAGGTGCACGCCGGGGACCGCTTCCGGGTCGGCCCCCTCAAGCTCTACATCGACGACGTGGTGGAGCCGCGCACGGCCGCGCTGCTGGAGCCGTACACCGGCTGCGGATCACACCGGGGCGAGACCTTCTACCCGGCGGAGGAGTTCGCCGAGCTGCTCGCCCGGCTGGACGCCCGCGGGTTCCAGTGCTTCGTCCACGCCACCGGCGACCGGGGCATCCGTACCGTCCTGGACGCCGTCGAGCACGCGCGGGCGGTGAACGGCCCGCGCGACGCCCGCCACCAGGTGGTCCACGTGGAATGCCTGGATCCGCAGGACGTACCGCGCTTCGAGCAGCTCGGCGTGGTGGCCTGCATGCAGCCCCGCCACTGCGCGCCGGAGATCGCCGGTCCGGGCCAGGACTGGGCGGAGAACGTGGGGGAGGACCGCTGGCACAAGGCGTGGCCGATGCGGAGCCTCGCCGAGGCGGGGGCGGTCCTGGCCTTCTCCAGCGACTGGAACGTCGCCGAGATGGACCCGATGATCGGCATCTACACGGCGCTGACCCGGCGCCCGCTGGGCGGCGGCGACCCGTGGCAGGAGCAGGAGACGGTGGACGCCCGTACGGCGGTGTACGGCTACACGATGGGCTCCGCGTACGCCAACTTCCTGGAGCAGGACCGGGGTTCGCTCACGGTCGGCAAAGCGGCCGACTTCGTGATCCTGTCCCGCGACATCCTCGCGGTGGCCCCGGAGCAGATCCCGGGAACGGTGGCCGAAACGGTCGTGGTCGCGGGCGAGGTGGTCCACCGGGCCGGGTAG
- a CDS encoding AAA family ATPase has protein sequence MISTLAVENYRSLRKLIVPLGRLTVVTGANGTGKSSLYRSLRLLADSARGGAVAALAREGGLPSTLWAGPEKLGRAVREGRYAVQPTVRSEPVSLRLGFAGDEFGYAVDFGHPSPVPDSLFGLDPEIKRECTWAGPVLRPAALLSDRAGPAVRTRTADGGWHRTQGALRPYDSMLSELADPQLAPDLLALRELIRSWRFYDHVRTDVDAPARTPRVGTRTPVLAADGSDLPAALQTIRETGDHAALDAAVEAAFPGSGVAVAERDGRFELELHQRGLLRPLGAAELSDGTLRYLLWTAALLTPRPPALMVLNEPETSLHPDLLGPLADLILTVARTTQTVVVTHAAPLADALASGVHRHRVDLRTLTLLKDFGQTEVAGREGPLDEPLWYWPKR, from the coding sequence ATGATCAGCACGCTCGCGGTGGAGAACTACCGCTCTCTGCGCAAGCTCATCGTCCCCCTCGGCCGGCTCACCGTGGTGACGGGCGCCAACGGCACGGGCAAGTCCAGCCTCTACCGGTCGCTGCGGCTGCTGGCCGACTCCGCGCGGGGCGGCGCCGTCGCGGCGCTGGCCCGGGAGGGCGGACTGCCCTCCACGCTGTGGGCGGGCCCGGAGAAGCTCGGGCGGGCGGTGCGCGAGGGGCGGTACGCCGTCCAGCCGACGGTCCGCTCCGAACCGGTGAGCCTGCGGCTCGGCTTCGCCGGGGACGAGTTCGGCTACGCGGTGGACTTCGGGCATCCCTCGCCCGTCCCCGACTCCCTCTTCGGCCTGGACCCGGAGATCAAACGGGAGTGCACCTGGGCCGGGCCGGTGCTGCGCCCCGCCGCCCTGCTCTCGGACCGCGCCGGGCCCGCCGTGCGCACCCGCACCGCGGACGGCGGCTGGCACCGCACCCAGGGCGCCCTGCGCCCGTACGACTCCATGCTCAGCGAGCTCGCGGACCCGCAACTGGCCCCCGACCTGCTGGCCCTGCGCGAACTGATCCGCTCCTGGCGGTTCTACGACCACGTCCGCACGGACGTGGACGCCCCGGCCCGCACCCCGCGCGTCGGAACCCGTACGCCGGTGCTCGCCGCGGACGGCTCCGACCTGCCGGCCGCGCTCCAGACGATCCGGGAGACCGGCGACCACGCGGCGCTCGACGCGGCCGTCGAGGCGGCCTTCCCGGGCAGCGGCGTGGCGGTCGCGGAACGGGACGGCCGCTTCGAACTGGAACTGCACCAGCGCGGGCTGCTGCGCCCGCTGGGCGCGGCGGAACTCTCCGACGGCACCCTGCGCTACCTGCTGTGGACGGCCGCCCTGCTGACCCCGCGCCCGCCGGCCCTGATGGTGCTCAACGAGCCGGAGACCAGCCTCCACCCCGATCTGCTGGGCCCCCTCGCGGACCTGATCCTGACGGTGGCGCGCACCACCCAGACGGTGGTGGTCACGCACGCCGCGCCCCTGGCGGACGCCCTGGCGTCGGGCGTCCACCGCCACCGGGTGGACCTGCGGACCCTCACCCTGCTCAAGGACTTCGGCCAGACCGAGGTCGCCGGCCGCGAGGGCCCGCTGGACGAACCCCTCTGGTACTGGCCGAAGCGGTAG
- a CDS encoding acetate uptake transporter, translating to MNNPIQVRNRMGPAEQAVSVKRMEPSAQAQLGPLGLTGFIVVTTLATGIDAGIFPEHLSHSVLPLVGFFIGGLAQLLAGLFQAQRGDTWHATVFGGFGLFWMSKALLIQYVLPATDPSLRGDVSALFTLPWVFVVFVLWIGSWRIHLVLLSTFTCVLVVFVAMTVSGFTGSVIWNRITGWSGLLAALGATYLLAGQIMASTWGRQVLPMGRFLAPEEHPEA from the coding sequence ATGAACAATCCCATCCAGGTCCGCAACCGCATGGGCCCGGCCGAACAGGCCGTCTCCGTCAAGCGGATGGAGCCCAGCGCGCAGGCGCAGCTGGGCCCCCTCGGCCTCACCGGCTTCATCGTCGTCACCACGCTCGCCACCGGCATCGACGCGGGCATCTTCCCCGAGCACCTCAGCCACTCCGTGCTGCCGCTGGTCGGCTTCTTCATCGGCGGGCTCGCCCAGCTGCTGGCCGGGCTCTTCCAGGCGCAGCGCGGCGACACCTGGCACGCGACCGTCTTCGGCGGCTTCGGGCTGTTCTGGATGTCGAAGGCGCTGCTGATCCAGTACGTGCTGCCCGCCACGGATCCGTCCCTGCGCGGCGACGTGAGCGCGCTGTTCACGCTGCCGTGGGTGTTCGTGGTGTTCGTGCTGTGGATCGGCAGCTGGCGGATCCACCTGGTGCTGCTGTCGACCTTCACGTGCGTACTGGTGGTGTTCGTGGCCATGACGGTCAGCGGATTCACCGGCTCGGTGATCTGGAACCGGATCACCGGCTGGAGCGGTCTGCTGGCCGCGCTCGGAGCCACGTACCTGCTCGCCGGGCAGATCATGGCGAGCACCTGGGGCCGCCAGGTGCTGCCGATGGGCCGCTTCCTCGCCCCCGAGGAGCACCCGGAGGCGTGA
- a CDS encoding DUF3533 domain-containing protein, whose product MTQPTHTDPGQSGGFLAEIKDAVTTRAALLVLGVLALQLAFITSYVGAFHQPKPSEIPIAVAAPAPPVAEQTAKQLSALPGKPLDPRAVQDEATALRQIQNRDVDGALIIDPAGTTDKLLVASGAGASLSQAIEEIVGAVEKTQGRSVRVVDVAPAAAGDGRGLSSFYLVVGWCVGGYLCAAILAISAGARPANIHRAVIRLGALLVYAIAAGLLGAVIADPILGALPGSIWALWGLGALVVFAVGAITLAFQGLAGVVGIGLAILLVVVLGNPSAGGAYPYPLLPPFWKAIGPWLPPGAGTYAARSIAYFKGNDITGPLLVLSGWAVLGSAITMACAAGRKGKAGAPVGSGLPEGPDALPEREAVR is encoded by the coding sequence ATGACCCAGCCCACCCATACAGACCCAGGGCAGTCCGGCGGGTTCCTCGCCGAGATCAAGGACGCCGTCACCACCCGGGCCGCTCTCCTGGTCCTGGGCGTACTGGCGCTCCAGCTCGCCTTCATCACCTCGTACGTCGGGGCCTTCCATCAGCCCAAGCCCAGCGAGATCCCGATCGCCGTGGCCGCGCCGGCCCCGCCGGTCGCCGAGCAGACGGCGAAGCAGCTCTCCGCGCTGCCGGGCAAACCACTGGACCCCCGTGCCGTACAGGACGAGGCGACGGCGCTGCGGCAGATCCAGAACCGGGACGTGGACGGCGCGCTGATCATCGACCCGGCCGGCACGACCGACAAGCTGCTGGTCGCGAGCGGCGCCGGGGCTTCCCTGTCCCAGGCCATCGAGGAGATCGTCGGCGCCGTCGAGAAGACCCAGGGGCGCAGCGTGCGCGTCGTGGACGTGGCCCCGGCGGCCGCCGGCGACGGGCGCGGGCTGAGCTCGTTCTACCTGGTCGTGGGGTGGTGCGTGGGCGGCTACCTGTGTGCCGCGATCCTCGCGATCAGCGCGGGCGCCCGGCCCGCGAACATCCACCGCGCCGTCATCCGGCTCGGCGCGCTGCTCGTGTACGCCATCGCGGCCGGACTCCTCGGCGCGGTCATCGCCGACCCGATCCTGGGCGCGCTGCCCGGCAGCATCTGGGCCCTGTGGGGGCTCGGCGCCCTCGTCGTCTTCGCCGTCGGCGCGATCACCCTGGCCTTCCAGGGCCTCGCGGGCGTGGTCGGCATCGGCCTGGCGATCCTGCTCGTGGTGGTGCTCGGCAACCCGAGCGCCGGCGGCGCCTACCCGTACCCGCTGCTGCCGCCGTTCTGGAAGGCCATCGGCCCGTGGCTGCCGCCGGGCGCGGGCACGTACGCCGCGCGCTCGATCGCGTACTTCAAGGGCAACGACATCACCGGCCCGCTGCTGGTCCTGAGCGGCTGGGCGGTGCTGGGATCGGCGATCACGATGGCCTGTGCGGCGGGCCGCAAGGGCAAGGCGGGGGCGCCCGTGGGCAGCGGACTCCCCGAGGGTCCGGACGCACTGCCGGAGAGGGAAGCCGTCCGATGA
- a CDS encoding esterase/lipase family protein, with the protein MLPWRRLLRPLAVLTLTAAALVAPTQAAQAASAPSSGWNNWSCKPSAAHPRPVVLVHGTFGNSVDNWLGFAPYLVHRGYCVYSLDYGQLPGVPLFNGLGPIERSAGQLDVFVDKVLASTGAAKTDIVGHSQGGMMPRYYLKFLGGAGKVNALVGLAPDNHGTTLLGLTNLLPYFPGAGDLISEATPGLADQIAGSPFQNKLNEGGDTVPGVAYTVIATRYDEVVTPYRSQFLTGPNVRNVLLQDLCGVDLSEHVAIGLTDRIAWHEAANALDPAHAERTTCASVFS; encoded by the coding sequence ATGCTGCCCTGGAGACGCCTGCTCCGCCCCCTGGCCGTCCTCACCCTGACCGCCGCCGCGCTCGTCGCCCCCACCCAGGCGGCCCAGGCCGCCTCGGCGCCGAGCAGCGGCTGGAACAACTGGTCCTGCAAACCGTCCGCCGCCCATCCCCGACCCGTCGTCCTGGTCCACGGAACCTTCGGGAACTCCGTCGACAACTGGCTCGGCTTCGCGCCGTACCTCGTCCACCGGGGCTACTGCGTCTACTCCCTCGACTACGGGCAACTGCCCGGCGTCCCCCTCTTCAACGGGCTCGGCCCCATCGAGCGGTCCGCCGGCCAGCTCGACGTCTTCGTGGACAAGGTGCTCGCCTCCACCGGAGCGGCGAAGACGGACATCGTCGGCCACTCCCAGGGCGGCATGATGCCGCGCTACTACCTGAAGTTCCTCGGCGGCGCCGGCAAGGTCAACGCCCTGGTCGGACTCGCCCCCGACAACCACGGGACCACCCTGCTCGGCCTCACCAATCTCCTCCCGTACTTCCCCGGGGCCGGGGACCTGATCAGCGAGGCCACCCCGGGCCTCGCCGACCAGATCGCCGGATCGCCCTTCCAGAACAAGCTGAACGAGGGCGGGGACACCGTCCCCGGAGTCGCGTACACGGTGATCGCCACCCGCTACGACGAGGTGGTCACCCCGTACCGGAGCCAGTTCCTCACCGGGCCGAACGTCCGCAACGTGCTGCTCCAGGACCTGTGCGGCGTGGACCTCTCGGAGCACGTGGCCATCGGGCTCACCGACCGGATCGCCTGGCACGAGGCGGCCAACGCCCTCGACCCGGCGCACGCCGAGCGGACCACCTGCGCGTCGGTCTTCTCCTGA